In a genomic window of Aeromicrobium panaciterrae:
- a CDS encoding ABC transporter ATP-binding protein, whose amino-acid sequence MPGGGGGGGRGGGGGGSNITHIPDEELKAGNNRPILRRIARMLRPYRGKIILVAIAVVASAILTSIVPFLTKAVFDKALFPPTGKPDLTLLWWLFGFMCLIPVVTALIGIGQNWLTSTIGNSAMADLRGDLFAHLQKMELAFFTATKTGAIQSRLANDVAGVRTVLTDTATTILQNTVTVTAAFVSMVILSWQLTILTLIVMPLFVYIQLQVGKRRQKLARKTQESLSEMTAITEEALSVSGILLSKVFNRSDAEVQRYREANRNQTKLQVDQAMTGRAFFATVQTFFALTPALVYLLAGFMLNNGTSLTAGTLVAFTTVQARLQMPLLQLMRVTLDVQTSLALFRRIFEYLDLKPAIIERANAVEVDPKTLRGEIEFRDVFFRYPEPRSLSGETRGDRFGETGVRIDREEGEVAPEKSWALADVSLKVMPGQLAAIVGPSGSGKTTATYLVPRFYDVTDGAVLLDGTDVRDLTMGSLADSVGMVTQEPYLFHGTIRDNIAYAKPDATADEIEQAARDANIHDRIMSFAEGYETITGERGYRLSGGEKQRLAIARVLLMDPRILILDEATSALDTETERLVQEALERATHNRTTIAIAHRLSTIHNADVIFGLEDGKLVEQGTHDELLKLGGLYSRLYVEQFGSGQIEARFTDGVRFTDGKTYCDKPSRDERRADVSF is encoded by the coding sequence ATGCCAGGCGGCGGTGGGGGTGGCGGCCGCGGCGGTGGAGGTGGCGGAAGCAACATCACCCACATCCCGGACGAGGAGCTGAAGGCCGGCAACAACCGTCCCATTCTCCGCCGCATCGCCCGGATGCTGCGGCCCTATCGCGGCAAGATCATCCTCGTCGCCATCGCCGTTGTCGCCTCGGCGATCCTCACCTCGATCGTCCCGTTCCTGACAAAGGCGGTGTTCGACAAGGCACTGTTCCCGCCGACCGGCAAACCTGACCTCACCTTGCTGTGGTGGCTCTTCGGTTTCATGTGCCTCATCCCTGTTGTCACTGCGCTGATCGGCATTGGCCAGAACTGGCTCACGTCGACGATCGGCAACTCGGCGATGGCCGACCTGCGTGGCGACCTGTTCGCGCACCTGCAAAAGATGGAGCTCGCGTTCTTCACGGCGACCAAGACAGGTGCGATCCAGTCACGCCTGGCGAACGATGTCGCCGGAGTACGTACGGTGCTCACCGACACTGCCACCACCATCCTGCAGAACACAGTCACCGTCACCGCGGCCTTTGTGTCGATGGTGATTCTGTCGTGGCAGCTGACAATCCTGACGCTGATCGTGATGCCGCTGTTCGTCTACATCCAGCTTCAGGTCGGCAAGCGCCGGCAGAAGCTGGCCCGCAAGACCCAGGAGTCGTTGTCAGAGATGACAGCGATCACCGAGGAAGCGCTCAGCGTCTCCGGCATCCTGCTGTCGAAGGTTTTCAACCGGTCGGACGCCGAGGTCCAGCGCTACCGCGAGGCCAACCGCAACCAGACCAAGCTCCAGGTCGACCAGGCCATGACCGGTCGAGCCTTCTTCGCGACCGTGCAGACGTTCTTCGCGCTCACTCCGGCACTGGTCTATCTGCTCGCCGGATTCATGCTCAACAACGGCACCTCGCTGACTGCCGGAACGCTCGTCGCCTTCACGACCGTCCAGGCCCGCCTGCAGATGCCGCTGCTCCAGCTGATGCGCGTGACCCTCGACGTACAGACTTCACTGGCGCTGTTCCGCCGCATCTTCGAATACCTCGATCTCAAGCCGGCCATCATCGAACGCGCCAACGCCGTTGAGGTCGATCCAAAGACACTGCGTGGAGAGATCGAGTTCAGGGATGTGTTCTTCCGCTACCCCGAACCCCGCTCGCTCAGCGGCGAGACCCGCGGCGATCGCTTCGGTGAAACCGGCGTACGCATCGACCGCGAGGAGGGAGAGGTGGCACCCGAGAAGTCCTGGGCACTTGCCGATGTCTCGCTCAAGGTCATGCCGGGTCAGCTCGCCGCGATCGTAGGTCCGTCCGGTTCCGGCAAGACCACCGCGACGTACCTGGTGCCCCGCTTCTATGACGTCACCGACGGTGCGGTGCTTCTCGACGGCACCGACGTACGCGACCTGACGATGGGATCGCTCGCCGATTCAGTCGGCATGGTGACCCAGGAGCCGTACCTCTTCCACGGCACGATCCGCGACAACATTGCATACGCCAAGCCTGATGCGACCGCCGACGAGATTGAGCAGGCTGCGCGCGACGCGAACATCCACGACCGCATCATGTCGTTCGCCGAGGGCTACGAGACGATCACCGGCGAACGCGGCTATCGCCTCAGTGGTGGAGAGAAGCAGCGCCTCGCCATCGCCCGCGTTCTGCTGATGGACCCGCGGATCCTGATCCTCGACGAGGCCACCTCGGCACTCGACACCGAGACCGAGCGACTCGTACAGGAGGCACTCGAGCGGGCGACCCACAACCGTACGACGATCGCGATCGCTCACCGGCTGTCGACGATTCACAACGCCGACGTCATCTTCGGACTCGAAGACGGCAAGCTCGTCGAGCAGGGCACGCACGACGAGTTGCTGAAGCTCGGGGGTCTCTACTCGCGCCTGTACGTCGAGCAGTTCGGCTCAGGTCAGATCGAGGCGCGCTTCACCGACGGTGTTCGGTTCACGGACGGCAAGACCTACTGCGACAAGCCGAGCCGCGACGAGCGCCGCGCAGACGTCTCGTTCTAG